In Fibrobacterota bacterium, one DNA window encodes the following:
- a CDS encoding GGDEF domain-containing protein → MPILSNDQCDMLEKHSDAFADWLKKNLVVKLQAQIGYKLPSEVDSILAKLSTLGNLLKKRNAGPGRGDTGIKEQHEIPDEFTPLLKRLIIHQRRIVASKLEEPLGKTFHPELIDNLEKELEPIKAVMSAPWFLAVPALRVPHLTEFLSIKFVEDMHKSDLKLEPRDYDEKFHILQAPSLFVKDLRYFREKCELRSNGLMVAYLDVDDFKSFNTRYTETKIDRDLLPRFMELMESHLYSHGFGYRYGGDEYIQLLPNFSLAMGVAFIKEFQAKLRMIAYRGIAEKTTVSIGAVWISSDCFLTEREIEDRANRAKNFAKKNGKNCIATYNGQYYLESELVIVK, encoded by the coding sequence ATGCCAATTCTTTCCAATGACCAGTGCGATATGCTCGAGAAGCATTCCGATGCCTTCGCGGATTGGCTGAAAAAGAATCTCGTGGTGAAGCTCCAGGCCCAGATCGGATACAAGCTCCCCTCGGAGGTCGATTCCATCCTGGCGAAATTGTCAACTCTTGGCAATCTGCTGAAGAAGCGGAACGCCGGCCCCGGGCGCGGGGACACGGGCATCAAAGAGCAGCACGAAATCCCGGACGAGTTCACGCCCTTGCTCAAGCGTCTTATCATCCACCAACGTCGCATCGTGGCCAGCAAGCTCGAGGAGCCGCTGGGTAAGACCTTCCATCCCGAGTTGATAGACAACCTCGAGAAGGAACTCGAACCGATCAAGGCCGTCATGTCCGCGCCCTGGTTCCTGGCCGTCCCGGCCCTGCGCGTGCCGCACCTGACCGAATTCCTCTCCATCAAATTCGTCGAAGACATGCACAAGTCCGATCTGAAACTGGAGCCGCGGGATTACGACGAGAAGTTCCACATCCTGCAGGCGCCTTCCCTTTTCGTCAAGGATTTGCGCTACTTCCGCGAGAAGTGCGAGTTGCGCTCCAACGGTCTGATGGTGGCGTACCTGGATGTGGACGATTTCAAGTCCTTCAATACCCGCTATACCGAGACCAAGATCGATCGCGACCTCTTGCCCCGCTTCATGGAGCTGATGGAGTCGCACTTGTATTCCCACGGTTTCGGCTACCGTTACGGCGGGGACGAATACATCCAGCTATTGCCCAACTTCAGCCTGGCGATGGGCGTGGCGTTCATCAAGGAGTTCCAGGCCAAGCTGCGCATGATCGCCTATCGCGGCATCGCCGAGAAGACCACCGTCTCCATCGGCGCGGTCTGGATCTCCTCCGATTGCTTCCTCACCGAACGGGAAATCGAAGACCGGGCCAATCGGGCCAAGAACTTCGCCAAGAAGAACGGCAAGAATTGCATCGCCACCTATAATGGCCAATATTACCTCGAGTCCGAACTCGTGATCGTCAAATAG